A genomic stretch from Acinonyx jubatus isolate Ajub_Pintada_27869175 chromosome E2, VMU_Ajub_asm_v1.0, whole genome shotgun sequence includes:
- the LOC113593331 gene encoding KRAB domain-containing protein 5-like isoform X2 has translation MANSQGLLTFRDVAIEFSQEELRCLNHSQWELYRDVMFENYGHLLFLGLVVSKPDLVIFLEQKKDVWAVKRKETVATHPGRWE, from the exons GGATTGCTGACATTCAGGGATGTGGCCATAGAATTTTCTCAGGAAGAGTTGCGGTGCCTGAACCACAGTCAGTGGGAACTGTACAGGGATGTGATGTTCGAGAACTACGGACACCTCCTTTTCTTGG GTCTTGTTGTGTCAAAGCCAGACCTGGTCATCTTTTTGGAACAAAAGAAGGATGTCTGGGCtgtgaagagaaaggagacagtaGCTACACACCCAGGTAGGTGGGAATGA